One genomic segment of Salarias fasciatus chromosome 8, fSalaFa1.1, whole genome shotgun sequence includes these proteins:
- the LOC115393445 gene encoding glycylpeptide N-tetradecanoyltransferase 2-like — MAESQTDKVQTEEEGGSLKKGKQKQKKDAWRPQGKRDPFELLDSLPESEQQQFQRALHLFSLGTTLPKTLQQAKKRIYRFWETQPVPKLGETVTTHGPIAEGAASIREEPYSLPQGFSWDTLDLSSPPVLKELCSLLNENFTEDDDNTIRFEFSEEYLQWALQPPGWQVLWHCGVRVDSNKKLVGFIAAVPGDVRFYETEKRVVQVKFLCVHKRLRLKRMTPVLIRELTRRVNQQGLGQAVYTAGILLPTPLSSCRQWNRPLNPRKLMEVNYPGLKQNMTLQRALKFNRLPQMTKTQGLRQMTRDDAPGIRSLLQESLGQFHLRPLLSQQDVEHWLLPRENVIDTYVVEGDSGALTGVVSFYGVSSTVLNHPIHTALRAAHLLYVASTATDQVDLVEDALVLAKAKGFDLFCALDAMNNTGFLEKLKFNVSHTEVHYYLYNWMCPRMTPDKVGLIIPN, encoded by the exons ATGGCGGAGTCGCAGAC CGATAAGGTGCAGACAGAAGAGGAAGGTGGAAGCCTGAAAAAGGGAAAGCAGAAGCAAAAGAAGGACGCCTGGAGACCACAGGGCAAAAGAGACCCATTTGAACTG CTGGACTCGCTGCCagagagcgagcagcagcagttccagaGAGCCCTTCACCTCTTCTCCCTGGGCACCACGCTGCCCAAAACCCTGCAGCAGGCCAAGAAACGCATCTACCGCTTCTGGGAAACACAGCCTGTCCCCAAACtgg GCGAGACCGTCACCACTCACGGCCCGATCGCAGAGGGCGCGGCGAGTATCCGAGAGGAGCCGTACTCGCTCCCCCAGGGCTTCTCCTGGGACACTCTGGACCTCAGCAGCCCTCCAGTG CTGAAGGAGCTCTGTAGTCTATTGAACGAGAACTTCACCGAAGACGACGACAACACCATCAGATTTGAATTCTCCGAGGAGTATCTGCAATG GGCGCTGCAGCCTCCCGGCTGGCAGGTCCTGTGGCACTGCGGCGTCAGAGTCGACTCCAATAAGAAGCTGGTGGGCTTCATCGCCGCCGTTCCCGGAGACGTGCGCTTCTACGAGAC GGAGAAGCGGGTGGTCCAGGTTAAGTTCCTCTGCGTTCATAAGAGGCTGCGCCTGAAGCGAATGACTCCGGTTTTGATCCGGGAGCTCACCAGACGGGTCAACCAGCAGGGCCTCGGCCAGGCTGTCTACACAGCCGGCATACTGCTGCCGACGCCGCTGAGCTCCTGCAG ACAGTGGAATCGCCCGCTGAACCCCCGAAAGCTGATGGAGGTCAACTACCCGGGCCTGAAGCAGAACATGACCCTGCAGAGAGCGCTCAAGTTCAACCGCTTGCCTCAG ATGACAAAGACTCAAGGTCTGCGCCAGATGACCAGAGACGATGCTCCGGGGATTCGCTCGCTGCTCCAGGAAAGCCTCGGCCAGTTTCACCTCCGCCCGCTCTTGTCTCAGCAGGACGTCGAGCACTGGCTGCTCCCCAGGGAGAACGTGATTGACACATACGTGGTGGAG GGCGATAGCGGGGCTCTGACAGGCGTGGTTAGTTTCTACGGCGTCTCCTCCACAGTGCTGAACCATCCGATCCACACGGCGCTCAGAGCGGCTCACCTCCTTTACGTCGCGTCGACCGCCACGGATCAGGTCGACCTGGTGGAGGATGCACTCGTTCTGGCCaaagct AAAGGTTTTGACCTCTTCTGTGCTCTTGATGCGATGAACAACACCGGTTTCCTGGAGAAGCTGAAGTTTAATGTCAGCCACACCGAGGTCCATTACTACCTGTATAACTGGATGTGTCCCAGGATGACTCCAGACAAG GTGGGCTTGATAATACCCAACTAG